TACTAAGTTGCGGTTTGGTATTTTCTCTTATCACTTTTGTGAAAGGAGGACCATCCTCAGTTCTTGCAGCAGTAGCAAAGTCAGGCTTCACAGCAGCCTTCTCACTGATATTTGTTTCCGAGATTGGAGACAAGGTAATCTATCTCTCTGTGTGTCTGCTATTTTGAGTCACTTTGCCTTTagattacttttatttaaaatgaatgtTAACTCAAATATGTCGTTTTTGGTTGGCCAGACATTTTTTATTGCGGCTTTGTTGGCCATGCAGTATGAGAAAACACTGGTACGTTTTCTACTGATAtatatctctctcactctctttgaTCCTTTTGTTCTAATTTATTCGGTGTGAATGCTGATGTTATTGACCTTGAATTTCTTGACAAGGTGCTTTTAGGTTCAATGGGAGCTTTATCTTTGATGACTGTCTTATCGGTTGTTATTGGGAAGATATTTAAATCCGTGCCCGCTCAGTTTCAGACAAGTAAGTTACCTAAGGCTTCTTAATCTTGTTGTCACTTTACTCATACAAACAAACCATTTGTGTGATAAATATATGATGAGATGCTTCTGTCCTTTCAACAGCACTACCTATAGGAGAATATGCTGCAATTGCGCTTCTCATGTTCTTTGGATTGAAATCTATTAAGGATGCATGGGATCTTCCACCAGCGGAAGTCAAGAATGGTGAGGAAACCGGTATTGAACTTGGTGAATATTCTGAAGCTGAGGAACTCGTTAAAGAGAAGGCGTCCAAGAAGCTCACAAACCCACTTGAGATCCTGTGGAAATCATTTAGCCTCGTGTTCTTCGCTGTAAGAAAGAAGAACTCGTTTGCATTTTGTCAAGAACCTTTAATTGAAGCATCTACATTATGATAATAATTGGTGATTGCTTGATCTAATCAGGAATGGGGAGATCGGTCAATGCTTGCAACTGTTGCGCTCGGTGCTGCACAGGTTTGATTTGTACACATCCCACAAACACCACGTTTagttcactaaaccctaaacctatcTTCTCTGTTTTAATTATGTGTTACAGTCTCCATGGGGAGTTGCGAGCGGAGCTATTGCTGGACACTTAGTGGCAACATTGCTTGCAATCATAGGTGGCGCGTTCCTTGCCAACTACATCTCTGAGAAACTGGTACGAGCAATTTCTTACACAAGTCTACTCACAGAAACCAAATTACTCACAAACTGATGAAATATTGGTGGCCTTTTGATGCAGGTGGGCTATGTGGGTGGAGCTCTCTTCTTAGTCTTTGCTGCAGCCACATTCTTTGGAGTGTTCTGAGCTGTGTTTGTTCTGGCGATTCACAAGCCTTGCAATATTGATATTCTTACATCTTTTGTCGGAATCAAAGCTGGAGAGCAATGGACCAGACCCTTGTAACAATAGTTGTTTGGAATAAGCACAAGAAGGAAACATTCTTAATTTACGAATGGCATCAAACATTTCACATACATTCATTCACAAGTTTTAAAACAATTCTCAGTATTTAAGATGGACAATGATCCTCAACAGCATCTCTGCTCCATCAACAAAGTGTTGCCCTGCAGGAATCAACGGCCTAACCTCTGCGAACCCGCAAGCGTTCTTAAACCTACCGGTTCCTCCAGTCACAGACAGATGTGACATGGTGCTTCCAATCCTATAAATCCCATAGAAATTGAGATTATCATTGTACTCTCCACCTTCAAGCATAACTGTGAAAGCCATCATCTGTGTACTTCCATCGGCTGAGCTGGCAACATAAACCCCTTGAGCCTTACCAAGTGGCTGTGACTCCAAGTCAGGACCAGATGTGATTATGTCGTCAATCACCGTGATCGTTCCGAACCCAAGACTCAAACCATCAGGACCCAACTGTG
The sequence above is a segment of the Camelina sativa cultivar DH55 chromosome 10, Cs, whole genome shotgun sequence genome. Coding sequences within it:
- the LOC104719099 gene encoding GDT1-like protein 2, chloroplastic, which gives rise to MKVTSLSKNANSAAAIAVSSISKLPFLSVSESLPCPKLSTTPTFLPLRCRRRPKLDLLWEKFRVGASNAGVGSGSYNGGEEDGSQSSSLDQSPASSSESLKPQGPFPYSLSIALVLLSCGLVFSLITFVKGGPSSVLAAVAKSGFTAAFSLIFVSEIGDKTFFIAALLAMQYEKTLVLLGSMGALSLMTVLSVVIGKIFKSVPAQFQTTLPIGEYAAIALLMFFGLKSIKDAWDLPPAEVKNGEETGIELGEYSEAEELVKEKASKKLTNPLEILWKSFSLVFFAEWGDRSMLATVALGAAQSPWGVASGAIAGHLVATLLAIIGGAFLANYISEKLVGYVGGALFLVFAAATFFGVF
- the LOC104719098 gene encoding dirigent protein 18, encoding MTKQSPFSLSTSIFLIVALFTATTALNPAPEDPIFELYMHDILGGSSPTARPITGLLGNIYNGQVPFAKPIGFVPPENSVAIPNANGALPTVNGINGIPLGTGLSGTAFSGQNLNGIQTQLGPDGLSLGFGTITVIDDIITSGPDLESQPLGKAQGVYVASSADGSTQMMAFTVMLEGGEYNDNLNFYGIYRIGSTMSHLSVTGGTGRFKNACGFAEVRPLIPAGQHFVDGAEMLLRIIVHLKY